Proteins co-encoded in one Leptodactylus fuscus isolate aLepFus1 chromosome 4, aLepFus1.hap2, whole genome shotgun sequence genomic window:
- the LOC142200597 gene encoding large ribosomal subunit protein uL18A-like, whose amino-acid sequence MGFVKVVKNKAYFKRYQVKFRRRREGKTDYFAHKRLVVQDKNKYNTPKYRMIVCVTNRDIICQIAYAKIEGDTIVCAAYSHELPKYGVKVGLTNYAAAYCTGLLLARRLLNKFGLDKIYEGQVDVTGDEYNVESIDGEAGAFTCYLDAGLTRTTTGNRVFGALKGAVDGGLSIPHSTKRFPGFDSESKEFNAEVHRKHILGQNVAEYMRLLMEEDEDAFKKQFSQYIKNGITPDQIEDLYKKAHAGIRENSVHEKKPEREVKKKRWNRAKMSLAQKRDRIAQKKASFLRAQEKIVDS is encoded by the coding sequence ATGGGGTTTGTGAAAGTTGTGAAGAACAAGGCCTACTTCAAGCGCTACCAGGTCAAGTTCCGCAGAAGGAGAGAGGGCAAGACTGACTACTTTGCCCATAAGAGACTGGTCGTCCAGgacaaaaacaagtacaatacccCTAAGTACAGGATGATTGTGTGCGTCACCAACAGAGACATCATCTGCCAGATTGCTTACGCCAAGATCGAAGGCGATACCATTGTCTGTGCCGCATACTCCCACGAGCTTCCTAAGTATGGAGTTAAGGTTGGGCTGACAAACTACGCTGCAGCTTACTGCACAGGACTGCTGCTGGCCCGCAGGCTCCTGAACAAGTTCGGCCTTGACAAAATCTATGAAGGCCAAGTGGATGTTACTGGTGATGAGTATAATGTGGAGAGCATTGACGGAGAGGCAGGTGCTTTCACCTGTTACCTGGATGCGGGTCTGACCAGAACCACCACTGGAAACAGAGTTTTTGGTGCTCTGAAGGGAGCTGTTGATGGAGGCCTGTCTATTCCCCACAGCACAAAACGATTCCCCGGCTTCGACTCAGAGAGCAAAGAGTTCAACGCAGAAGTCCACCGCAAACACATACTTGGCCAGAACGTGGCAGAATACATGCGTCTCTTAATGGAGGAAGATGAGGATGCGTTCAAGAAGCAGTTCTCTCAGTACATAAAGAATGGCATCACACCTGACCAAATTGAAGATCTGTACAAAAAGGCCCACGCTGGTATCAGGGAGAATTCAGTTCACGAAAAGAAACCAGAGAGAGAAGTCAAAAAGAAGAGGTGGAATCGTGCCAAAATGTCTCTGGCACAAAAGAGAGACCGCATTGCTCAGAAAAAAGCAAGCTTTCTCAGAGCTCAGGAGAAGATTGTCGACAGCTAA